The genomic stretch CAACACGGCGTCCAGCACCATCAACCGCGCCAGCCGCCGCACCGAGGCCCCAAACGTCTGGCGCCGGGGCGCGTCGCGCAGCCGCTCAACCCAGGTGCCGTACAACGTCACGAACGTCTGCAGCGGCTTGGGCAGCTTGCGGTCCACATAGCTGGCCACCGGCCCCGACACGCGAATCAGCAGGGGCGTCGTGAGCGTCGTAATCGCGGAGACGGCCACCGCCACCGGGTAGATGAAGTTGCCCGTGGCCTTCAGCGTCAGGCCCAGGCCCGCGATGATGAAGGAGAACTCACCAATCTGCGCCAGGCTCATGCCCGCCTGCACGGAGGTCCGGGTGCTGTGCCCCGTGAGGAACGCGCCCAGCGTCACGCTGAAGAGCTTGCCCACGATGACCACGACCGTGAGCACCAGGATGGCGGCCCAGTGCTCCGCGATGAGCGCCGGGTTGATGAGCATGCCCACGGACACGAAGAAGATGGCCGCGAAGATGTCCTTCACCGGCTGCACCAGGTGCTCCACCACCTTCTCCTCGCCGGACTCCGCCACCAGCGAGCCCGCCAGAAAGGCCCCCAGCGCCACCGAATACCCGAAGGCCTGCGCCAGCAGCGCCACCGCGAAGCAGATGCCCACGCTGGCCACCAGGGTCGTCTCCGGCTTGTTGAGCTTCACCACGTAGCGCACCGCGCGGGGGATGGTGAACAGCCCCACCACCACCAGCCCGACGAGGAACGCCACCAGGCGGCCCGTGGTCAACGACAGCTCACCCAGCGACAGGCCGGTGCCAGAGGACACGGCCGTCAGCGTCGCCATCAGGAGGACGGCGATGAGGTCCTCGACGATGAGGACGCCCACCACCAGCTCCCGCAGCCGGCCCCGGATGTTCTGCTCGTCGAAGGCCTTGGCGATGATGGTGGTGCTGGACACGGCGATGAGCGCGCCAGTGAAGAGGCTCTCCAGGGTGGTCCACCCGAAGGCGCGCCCCACCACGAAGCCCAGCCAAATCATGATGCTGCACTGGATGACGGCGGTGACTCCCGCCGTGGGCCCCACCGCGAACAGCTTGCGGAGGCTGAACTCCAACCCCAGTGAGAACATCAGGAGGATGACGCCCAGCTCCGAGAGCGTCGTCACCACCTCCGGGTTGGCGACGAGCGGAATCGGCAGGTACGGGCCGACGACGAGGCCGGCCAGGATGTAGCCCAGCACCACGGGCTGGCGAAGCTTCTGGAAGAGGACCGTCGTCACTGCCGCGACGCACAGGACGACGGCAATGGCTTGGAGGACCTCGTGGGCTCCATGCATCGGTACACCTCGAAAAAATAACCCAGCGGAAGATTGAGATTCGGACTGGTCCGGCGGCGTGCGGCGGACCGCGCATCATGCGGGAGGAAACGAAAGGCAGGCGCGTTGCCCGCCAGCCCGATTCCGAGCGCCGTCTTCAGCCGCGCGCGGGAGGCCCGCGCAACGACTGGGTGACGAGCGTCGGCCGGTCACCGGCGTTGCCTCCTCGCACCATCAGGGCCGCGGAGCGCAGCAACCGGACGGTGTCGGTGGCAACGGCCCGCCGCCGTTCTCGAGCCTGACGGTGGGCTTCATGGAAGCCCGGCTGGAAGGACTCTCGTTCCCGGCCCAGGGTCGGTTTCGTCTTCGCCCCGGCCGGGGCGCTCATCACCGCGGCCCAGGTGTCGCTCCCCACCCCGGCCAGGCGCCCACAGCGCAACTGGCGGGTGCGCTTGCCCACGAAGGCCGCGCCGCCCCGGTCCACCCGCGCGCCGTTTCCCTCGGAGGGCCCGTACACGGCGTGGACCTCGGCGGCCACCACCCGTTCCAACACGTTGATCCACGGCACGGACGCAAGCGCCGTGCCCAGGGCAATGGCCAGCAACATCCCGTGCGCGCGTCGCCCGGGTGGGGATAGCGGAGCTGTCGGGCCGGCGGAGCACATCCGCTTCTCCTGTATTACGCGGGTGCCACCCAGTAAAGCGCTCCCCCGCGGCGGGAAAACGCCAATTCAGCGCTCGGCGGCCAGGTTTCTGCCGCGCCGACGAAACTCTTCCGCCTCATTTCCTGAGAATCCCCGCAGCCCTCACACAGTACCCGCTCTTTCTAAAGGGCAGGAGCCGTCCATGCCTGCTTTCAAGACTCGACACTGCTGAGGGCCTCGGCTGGCCCGCCACAAGGCCACAGCCGGCACCACACCCCTGAAGCGCGCACGTGCCGCGTCCCGCCCCCGCGAGACGACCCACGCCGTGACAGCCTGGAGAAGGAAGCCCCCATGGGAATCGGAAAACTGATTGGCGGAGCGGCGGACGCGGCGAAGCGGGCCGCCGAGGCCGCGGCGAAGCGGGCGGCGGAAGCGGCCCGGCGCGCGGCGGAGGCGGCGGCGCGCAAGGCCGCGGAAGCCGCGGAGCAGGCGGCGGCCAAGGCGCAGGAGGCCAAGGAGAAGATCTCCAACGTGGCCCAGGAGCGGACCCGGGACGTCTTCGAGGGCGCCAAGGACAAGGCCGGTGACGCCGTGGGCGGCGTGGCCAACGCCACCAAGAACGTCGTCGAAGGAACCAAGGACCGGGTGCAGGACGCGGCGGGCAACGTGCGCAACGCCGCCGGTGACGTGTTCGAGGCGGGCCGCACCGCGACCCAGCGCACGCTGAGCGCCACCGGCGTCGCGGCCACCGTCACCGCGAATGGCCTGGGCAATGTCCTCCAGGGGGCGGCGGAGCGGGCGGGCCCGGTGCTCGACAAGGCGACCGACATCGCCGCGGACGGCCTGGACCTGGCGGGCCGGGCCATCCAGGACGCGCCCACGCTCAACCCCCTGCAGGGTATCGGCAACGACATCATCGGCGGGGCGCTCCAGGGCGCGGCCGACGTGGTGCGCGACCCGGTGGACACGGCCCGGGCCATTGGCGACGCCGTCAACCTCAACCGGCAGGTGGACCAGCTCAAGCCGGGTGAGAGCACCTCCATCAGCCTCTACGCCGAGGCCAACGGCGCCACGCTGGCCGGCAAGGTGAAGGGCACCCTGGGCGTCAGCCGCAGTGAGGAGGAAGGCGGCGGCTACACCGTGTCCGTCACCGGCGAGGTGGGCGCGGGCGTCGCGGCCAAGCTGGGCGCCAAGGGCGCGGCGGACGTGGGCGCCGAGGCCTTCGGCACCGCCGGGGCCACGGTGGAGTTCCAGTTCGACACGGCCGAGGAGGCCAAGAACGCCACCCGCATCATCGCGGCCTCCACCGCCACCGCGGGCGCCGCCGCGAGCAACCCCGTGCTGGGCGCCGGCGTGAATCAGGTCCTTGGGGATCCCCTGTCGGACCTGGCGGGCCTGACGAAGAACATGAGCGCCGTGGAGTTCAAGCTGGGCGCCGAGGCCAGCGTCAACGCCGAGCTGGGCATGAAGGGCCTGCCGGAGGCCATCAGCGCGGGCGCCGGCGCGGGTGCCGGAATCAACCAGAGCACCACGGCCCGCATCGAGATGGAGGGCGGCAAGCCCCAGAAGCTGACCCTCAAGCAGAGCCTCGAAATCAACGGCAACGCCAGCGCGTCCGCGGGCGTGGGCATCCCCACGGGCGGCGGGGACTCCGTGTCCCTGCCCACCAACGCGTCCGCGGGTGTGTCCGGTTCGCTTGGGGTGGAGCTGGAGCAGAGCGTGGAGCTGCCCGAGGGCTTCAACCCGACCGACTTCATCAAGGACCCGAAGGGCACCGCTCGCGAGATTGGCGCCAGCGTGCGTGACACCCATGAGGCCAAGCTGACGCTGACCGACTCGCGTCAGGCCAACGCGTCCGCGCTGGGCCTGGGCGGCGCGACGGGCCGCGAGGTGAAGGCGGAGATCAGCGGCAACATCAACGACATCGCCACCAGCGGCGCCTTCGGCAGCATCGCCCGGGGCGACGTGGGCCAGGCGCTGGACCAGCTCAAGGACAAGGTCGAAATCAAGGCCACCGTCCAGGACAAGCACAAGGTCACCGGCGACTTTGGCGTAGGCATCCACGCGGGCGTGGGCGGCGGCGAGGTGGGCATCTCCACCGAGCGCACCTACGTGGGCGAGGAGCAGGACCTCAACGCGGCCCAGCTCGCCGAGCTGTACCTCACGCAGCGCTGGTCGGCCGGCATCCCCGGCTGAGCCAGCGCCGCCGGGGGCCCGCCCGCCCTGGGCGGGCTCCTGGGCGTGTGGGCCCGTGTCGTCGGGCCCGACTCCCGCACAACGGGGACAGGCACACCGTCCGCCATGGCACAGCCGAGGCAGGCGGCCAGCACCGACCCCAGGGGGCGGGAGTGCCCCTTCTGCGGGGCGGACTTAGCTTTCCGAGGTGCTTTCAAGATTCCTCGTCTACGGGTGTGTGGGTTGGGTGCTCGAGGTGATGTTCACCGGCACGGGGGCCGCGCTGAAGAAGGACCGGAACGCCACGGCGCGCACGTACCTCTGGATGCATCCCATCTACGGAGGCACGGCCCTGGCGCTGGAGGAGGTCTCCGCCCGGCTCAAGCCCCTGCCCCGGCCGCTGCGGGCGCTGGCCTACACGGGGCTCATCTTCGGCGCGGAGTACGGCACGGGCTGGCTGCTCAAGCGCCTGCTCGGACGCTGCCCGTGGGACTACGCGCCGCACAAGTGGAGCGTGCACGGCCTCATCCGGCTGGATTACGCCCCAGCCTGGTACCTTACCGCCCTGTTGTTCGAGCCCGTGCGTGACACGCTGCTCCACGTCACCAGCGCGGCCCTGCGCCAGACGCCCGAGTACCGCGACGCCGAGGCCCAGGGGACGCTGCCGCCCACGGCGCTCCCCGAGGAGAAGCCGCTGGAGGCGGGGGTGGTGGCGGCGCGCCTCGAGTCGGTGCAGGCCGAGCCCACGCCTATTCCCTGAAAGCCGGGAGCGCGCCTGCGTCCGCTGGCCGACTGCCCCCCAGGCGGATGTGAAGGCCGCTACCGGCTTTTCTTCCTCCGTGCTGCGTCGCGTAGTACCTTGGCCCGCGTCTGCCCCCGCTATGACGGGGAAATTCCGACGACCCCCCGAAAGTTCCCGCCCCCGTATGTTTGACTGGCTTCACACCCTCTTCTCGCGTGACCTCGCCATCGACCTCGGCACGGCGAACACGCTCATCTACATCCGAGGCCAGGGCATCGTCTCCAACGAGCCCTCGGTGGTGGCCGTCCAGCATGACTCGCGCGGGGGCAAGAAGGTCCTCGCGGTGGGCAAGGAAGCCAAGGAAATGCTCGGGCGCACCCCGGGCAACATCGTTGCCATCCGTCCGATGAAGGATGGCGTCATCGCGGACTTCGAAATCACGGCCGCGATGCTGCGCTACTTCATCCAGAGCGCGCACAACCGCAAGACGCTCGTCAACCCGCGCATCATCATCGGCATCCCCTCCGGCATCACCGAGGTGGAGCGCCGCGCGGTGCGCGAGGCGGCGGCCAACGCGGGCGCCCGCGAGGTCTACCTCATCGAGCAGCCCATGGCGGCGGCCATTGGCGCGGGCCTTCCGGTGACCGAGCCCAGCGGCAACATGATTGTGGACATCGGCGGTGGCACGTCCGACGTCGCGGTCATCAGCCTCGCCGGCATCGTGTTCGCCAAGAGCGTGCGCATCGGCGGCGACAAGCTGGACGAGGCCATCATCCAGTACGTCAAGCGCAAGTACAACCTGCTCATCGGTGAGCGCACGGCGGAGCTCATCAAGATGGGCATCGGCACCGCGTACCCGACGGACGAGGTCATGACCATGGAGATCAAGGGTCGCGACCTGGTGGCCGGCGTGCCGCGCACGCTGACGGTGTCCAGCGACGAAGTGCGTGACGCGCTGGCGGAGCCCGTCAACGGCATCGTCGAGGCGGTGAAGCTGACGCTGGAGCGCACTCCGCCCGAGCTCGCTGGCGACATCGCCGACCGCGGCATCGTCCTGGCCGGTGGCGGCGCGCTGCTGAAGAACCTGGACACGCTGCTGCGCGAGGAGACGGGCCTGCCCGTGTTCCTCGCCGAGGACCCGCTCTCCGCCGTCGTGATTGGCGCGGGCAAGGCGTTGGAGTCGCTCGACATCCTCCGGCAGGTCTGCCAGCCGGGCTGAGCCTCCGGGCTTCGGCTCCACGGCGCCACCTCTCACGAGGTTGGCGCCGTTTCGCTTTCAGGGGCCGTGTTTGACAGGCGCGCGCGCGGTGGACTGTGGTGCCGCCATGAGAACGTCCACCGTGCGTCCCAGGCTGTCCGCGTTCACCGCCGCCGCCCTGCTGGTGGCCTCTCCCGCCCTCGCGGACTGGTCGGCGGACGTCACCACGAAGATGACGCTGGAGGCCGGCAAGAAGCCGCCTCCGGACATCCAGGGCAAGGTGTACGGGCGCAAGGGACTGCTGCGCATGGACGCGGAGCTGCCCGACGCGTCCGGCGGCAGCATGTCCATCCTGTTCGACTTCGAGAAGCGCACGGGCACCACGCTGATGCATCCGCACAAGGTGGCCACCGAGCGGAGCCTGGATGACCTTCCGGTGAAGCTGCCCGCGTCGTGCACCAGCAAGACGCAGAGCTACGACGCCTGCTTCAAGGAGCAGGGCTACAAGCAGGTGGGCTCGGAGAAGGTGAACGGCCACCCCTCCGCCGTGTACGAGGGCACCATTCCGGGCGCGACGGGCGTGCCGACGCACCAGAAAATCTGGCGGCCCACGGACCTGCCCGAAGTCCCGTACGTGCGTGCACGCACCACGAGCCCCTCGGGACAGGTGCTGGTCCGCCAGCGCATGGGCCAGCAAGGCTTCCATGTTCCGCAGGGCACCACCCCGCCAGCGCCGTGACGTGCGCGTGGCTCAGGGACGGCGGTGCTTCGCATAGAGGCCGTCCCGCCACTCGAGCAGGTCCGGGAAGCGGGAGGCGAGCGCCGCGTCGCTCCACACCGCTCGCGTGCCGGGGCCCAGGGGAAGGTAGCCGTCGTCCGCCGCCCTCACGAACTGGAGCATCAGCGCGGCCGTGATGTCCGCGTAGCTGAAACGCGACAGCAGGTAGTCCCGGCCGCTCAGGGCTTCACGCAGGCGCTCCAGCGTGGGGATGACCTTCTCATGAACGGCGGCGGCGATGTCCGCGGGCGCCTGGTGCTTGCGGGCCACGAAGCGCGCGCCCAGCCTCGCGGACGGCGCCAGGACAGTCCGGAGCCCCATGGGCAGGAAGGCGGGGAGGCTCTCCACCTGGGCCTGACGATTCTCTAGCAACGCCGCCACCACCTTGGCGCGCGCCGCGGAGAGCACCTGCTCGCTGTCGTCCTCCCAGCGCTGAATCACCGGGAGGTCCGCGGCGGGGAAGAGTGGCTCCCCCTGCCCCAGTTCCTCCGCGCGCCGCGCGATGACGAACGAGCCGGGAAAGGCCTCGCCCTCGTCGATGAGCAATGGCACGGCGGGCCTCACACCACGCGGCGTGCGCCAGCGCAGCAGCGGCTCACCGATGAGCGGCAGGTGTTCGCGGTAGCGATAGGCGACGCGGTGGTGGTCCAACGCCCAACGGGTCTTCTCCGTCCAGGGCGAGTAACTGAGTCCGTAGAGTGTGCGCATGCCGCCTGGGACAGTACGCCCGGGCGCCTGCGCGACTCCAGACCCGCTGACGATTCAAACCCTTACAGCGCCACCCGCGCCCATCGTTATGTCTTCCGCCAACGCATGCCGTGGTCCTTCACCCTCGCACGCGTCTGTCTTTCCTCCTGGAGCACCACCACCGGGGCCCCTGAGCGCGTCGTGGCGCACGCCTCGGCGCGGGTCCAGGTCAAGCCGTGATGACCAGTTTGCCAAACGGCCCGCGGTCCAGATGTTCGAGCGCCGTGGGCAGCGCATCGAGCGAATAGACAGTGTCGACCACGGGCTTCAATGCCAGCCGGTCCACCGCGCGCACCAGGTTCTCCAGCCCGCGCCGGTGTCCGACGAAGATGCCCTGGATGACGCCGGAGCTCAGGAACAAGGGCTGCACCGGGAAGCGGCTCTCGAAGCCCTCGAACACGCCGATGAGCGAGACGCGCCCATCCGACGCGAGCGCCTTCACCGACCGGCCCAGGTTGTCCCCACCCACCAACTCCAGGATGTGGTCGGCCCCCGCGCCTCGCGTCAACTCAAGCACCGCCGTGTGCCACTCCGGGGTGTGACGACGATGGATGCCGTGCGCGGCGCCCAGGGCCTTCACGCGGGCCAGCTTGTCCTCGTCCCCCGAAAGCACGATGACCTCCGCGCCCATGGCGGCGGCAAGCTGCACCGCGAACAGGGACACACCTCCCGTGCCCTGCGTCACCACCGTGTGCCCCGGACGCAGCCCGCCCAGCTCCACCAGGGACGTCCACGCGGTGAGGCCGGCGCACGGCAACGTGCTCGCCTGCACGTCATCCAGTGTCGCGGGAGACGCCACCAGCCACTGCTCCGGCATGACGACGTACTCCGCCAGAACGCCCGGCGCGTTTCCGCCCAGGCTGCGCACCGTCCCACGCGGCACGGGCCCCTCCACCCAGTCCGTCTGGAAGTTGGCGATGACGCGCGCCCCTTCCTTGAAGCGCTGCACGCCCGTGCCCGCCGCGACCACCACGCCCGCCATGTCCGACGCCGGCGTGAAGGGCTGGTGCGCCGTCAGGTAGCCGCCCCCGTCGAGCATCAGCTTCTCGCGGTAGTTGAGGGAGACCGCCGACACGCGAATCAACACCTCACCGGCACCCGGAGAGGGAATCGCCACCTCCGCCAGTTCCAGGTGCGCCCGTCCCGCCTGCGTCGCCTGCCAACGCTTCATCGTTCCGCCCATGGTCCGCTCCGCGTCCTGCATGAAAGTGATGCGGGAGCTATACGGACGAAGCAGCGTCGCCAGTGGCGACACTTTGTCGAGTCACTGGAGACGCGCGGGCACCAATGGGAGCAGCGTCATGATGGACCGCCTTGGAGGCGTCTTCGCCTTCGTCCAGGCCGTGGAAGCAGGAAGCTTCGCGCTCGCCGCGGAGCGCATGGGGCTCTCACGCTCGGCCGTGGGGAAGAGCATCGCGCGGCTGGAGGAGCGGCTGGAGACCCGGCTGTTCCAGCGCACCACGCGCCGGCAGAGCCTCACCGAGGACGGCCAGGCCTTCTACGAGCGCTGCGTACGCGCATTGGCGGAGCTCGAGGCGGCGGAGACGGCGCTGGACTCAGGACGGCGCGCGCCCACGGGCCGCCTGCGCGTCAGCGCGCCCGTGATGTTCGGCCGGCACTGCGCCGCGCCGCTGCTGCGCGAGTTGGTCCTCCAGCATCCGGGACTGGAGCTGGAAATCGCCTTCAGCGACCGGATGGTCGACCTCGTCGAGGAAGGCTACGACCTGGCCCTCCGCGTCGCGCCGCTGGCGGACCACGCGGGACTGACGGCGCGCCGGCTGGG from Myxococcus xanthus encodes the following:
- a CDS encoding cation:proton antiporter; translation: MHGAHEVLQAIAVVLCVAAVTTVLFQKLRQPVVLGYILAGLVVGPYLPIPLVANPEVVTTLSELGVILLMFSLGLEFSLRKLFAVGPTAGVTAVIQCSIMIWLGFVVGRAFGWTTLESLFTGALIAVSSTTIIAKAFDEQNIRGRLRELVVGVLIVEDLIAVLLMATLTAVSSGTGLSLGELSLTTGRLVAFLVGLVVVGLFTIPRAVRYVVKLNKPETTLVASVGICFAVALLAQAFGYSVALGAFLAGSLVAESGEEKVVEHLVQPVKDIFAAIFFVSVGMLINPALIAEHWAAILVLTVVVIVGKLFSVTLGAFLTGHSTRTSVQAGMSLAQIGEFSFIIAGLGLTLKATGNFIYPVAVAVSAITTLTTPLLIRVSGPVASYVDRKLPKPLQTFVTLYGTWVERLRDAPRRQTFGASVRRLARLMVLDAVLLIVLVIGTSLTAGKLGSFIEQRLGIDENLSRYIILGGAVLLSIPFLVGVVQVARRLGEELAEAALPGRKDGRVDLAAAPRRVLLVTLQLGIILLVSVPVVAITQPFLRGAMGPLVVLALIGALGVTFWRGATNLHGHVRAGAQVIVEALAAQSHSREPGADEHALDHVSKVLPGLGEPVPVRLEVSSPAAGKTLAEVNLRGLTGATVLAIRRGDSSVSVPSAQEVLQPGDVLALTGTHDAVEAAKSLLTGSPAPASAPEPTGAQV
- a CDS encoding putative ABC transporter permease, with the translated sequence MLSRFLVYGCVGWVLEVMFTGTGAALKKDRNATARTYLWMHPIYGGTALALEEVSARLKPLPRPLRALAYTGLIFGAEYGTGWLLKRLLGRCPWDYAPHKWSVHGLIRLDYAPAWYLTALLFEPVRDTLLHVTSAALRQTPEYRDAEAQGTLPPTALPEEKPLEAGVVAARLESVQAEPTPIP
- a CDS encoding rod shape-determining protein, producing the protein MFDWLHTLFSRDLAIDLGTANTLIYIRGQGIVSNEPSVVAVQHDSRGGKKVLAVGKEAKEMLGRTPGNIVAIRPMKDGVIADFEITAAMLRYFIQSAHNRKTLVNPRIIIGIPSGITEVERRAVREAAANAGAREVYLIEQPMAAAIGAGLPVTEPSGNMIVDIGGGTSDVAVISLAGIVFAKSVRIGGDKLDEAIIQYVKRKYNLLIGERTAELIKMGIGTAYPTDEVMTMEIKGRDLVAGVPRTLTVSSDEVRDALAEPVNGIVEAVKLTLERTPPELAGDIADRGIVLAGGGALLKNLDTLLREETGLPVFLAEDPLSAVVIGAGKALESLDILRQVCQPG
- a CDS encoding glutathione S-transferase family protein, whose product is MRTLYGLSYSPWTEKTRWALDHHRVAYRYREHLPLIGEPLLRWRTPRGVRPAVPLLIDEGEAFPGSFVIARRAEELGQGEPLFPAADLPVIQRWEDDSEQVLSAARAKVVAALLENRQAQVESLPAFLPMGLRTVLAPSARLGARFVARKHQAPADIAAAVHEKVIPTLERLREALSGRDYLLSRFSYADITAALMLQFVRAADDGYLPLGPGTRAVWSDAALASRFPDLLEWRDGLYAKHRRP
- a CDS encoding zinc-dependent alcohol dehydrogenase family protein, yielding MGGTMKRWQATQAGRAHLELAEVAIPSPGAGEVLIRVSAVSLNYREKLMLDGGGYLTAHQPFTPASDMAGVVVAAGTGVQRFKEGARVIANFQTDWVEGPVPRGTVRSLGGNAPGVLAEYVVMPEQWLVASPATLDDVQASTLPCAGLTAWTSLVELGGLRPGHTVVTQGTGGVSLFAVQLAAAMGAEVIVLSGDEDKLARVKALGAAHGIHRRHTPEWHTAVLELTRGAGADHILELVGGDNLGRSVKALASDGRVSLIGVFEGFESRFPVQPLFLSSGVIQGIFVGHRRGLENLVRAVDRLALKPVVDTVYSLDALPTALEHLDRGPFGKLVITA
- a CDS encoding LysR family transcriptional regulator, coding for MMDRLGGVFAFVQAVEAGSFALAAERMGLSRSAVGKSIARLEERLETRLFQRTTRRQSLTEDGQAFYERCVRALAELEAAETALDSGRRAPTGRLRVSAPVMFGRHCAAPLLRELVLQHPGLELEIAFSDRMVDLVEEGYDLALRVAPLADHAGLTARRLGVQTMSVCGAPGYLKRHGRPKTLEDLGQHDAVVYGRNGVNKPWRFPDEQGGEQRITVQARLRFDDVETIMDAAVQGAGLAWLPRWLIAEHLRGGRLVEVLETQRPYGNEIYAVWPQSKHVTSKVRAAIDLLVARIPERLKDTHSR